One part of the Herbiconiux aconitum genome encodes these proteins:
- the trpA gene encoding tryptophan synthase subunit alpha gives MSDTMHEAAAPATRESPVARTIAAANAERAGALVGYLPVGFPSLDASVDAAVALVENGVDVLELGLPYSDPVMDGPVIQAATLASLQGGFHLTDAFTAVERIRSRVDAPVLLMTYWNPVLQYGVDRFADDLVSAGGAGLITPDLTVDSGADWLATSDRTGLDRVFLAAPTSTDARLRLAIENSRGFVYTVSTMGITGARADLDAAARTLVARLREQGGESLAVGIGISTPDQIAEILSYADGAIVGSALVKALADGGVAAVGRLAAELAEGTHR, from the coding sequence GCGACACGATGCACGAGGCGGCCGCCCCCGCGACCCGCGAATCGCCCGTCGCCCGTACCATCGCGGCCGCCAACGCCGAGCGCGCCGGCGCCTTGGTGGGCTACCTGCCGGTGGGTTTCCCGTCACTCGACGCGAGTGTCGACGCCGCAGTCGCCTTGGTGGAGAACGGCGTCGACGTGCTCGAACTCGGCTTGCCCTACTCCGATCCGGTGATGGACGGCCCGGTCATCCAGGCCGCGACCCTCGCGTCGCTGCAGGGCGGCTTCCACCTCACGGATGCCTTCACCGCGGTGGAGCGCATCCGCTCCCGCGTCGACGCACCCGTCTTGCTGATGACCTATTGGAACCCGGTGCTGCAGTACGGCGTCGACCGCTTCGCCGACGACCTCGTGTCAGCCGGTGGGGCGGGGCTCATCACGCCCGACCTCACGGTCGACTCCGGCGCCGACTGGCTCGCCACGAGCGACCGCACGGGTCTTGACCGAGTGTTCCTCGCCGCACCCACCTCCACCGACGCGCGTCTGCGTCTCGCCATCGAGAACAGTCGAGGCTTCGTCTACACCGTCTCCACCATGGGCATCACGGGCGCCCGAGCCGACCTCGACGCGGCGGCCCGCACCCTGGTGGCTCGGCTGCGCGAGCAGGGCGGCGAGAGCCTCGCGGTCGGCATCGGCATCTCGACGCCCGATCAGATCGCCGAGATTTTGAGCTACGCCGACGGAGCCATCGTCGGATCGGCGCTGGTGAAGGCGCTGGCCGACGGGGGAGTCGCGGCCGTCGGGCGCCTCGCCGCAGAACTGGCCGAGGGCACGCACCGGTAG